The Syngnathus typhle isolate RoL2023-S1 ecotype Sweden linkage group LG11, RoL_Styp_1.0, whole genome shotgun sequence genome contains a region encoding:
- the pank4 gene encoding 4'-phosphopantetheine phosphatase: protein MAECSLADSRDASRHHTMDKSITLPPDEIFRNLENAKRFAIDIGGSLTKLAYYSTVQHKVAKVRSFDHSAKEAAGDNLYEISVQEEVTARLHFIKFENAYIETCLDFIKDHLVNTDTKVIKATGGGAHKFKELLEKKLGLKVDKEDEMTCLIKGCNFVLRNIPHEAFVYAKHADSEFRFQTTQPDIFPYLLVNIGSGVSIIKVESEDKFERIGGSSIGGGTFWGLGALLTKTKRFDELLQLASKGQHTSVDMLVKDIYGGSYGSLGLTGDLIASSFGKSATADKEFSKEDMAKSLLHMISNDIGQLACLYAKLHQLPRVYFGGFFIRGHPVTMHTITYSINFFTKGEVQALFLRHEGYLGAIGAFLKGAEEDNPNQYSWGENYAGSSGLMSISPEMNPMQRARSGTFDMLEMDRLERQLVNLHLLQDPSSYIPDTVDLTEDAPAREYWLDCFEEALDGVVKRAVASQPDMAESAERAEKFRQKYRHKLQTLRHQPFAYGSLTVRSLLDTREHCLNEFNFPDPYSKIKQKENDGALKYYQKAVGFLEALGWEQRQFALVRGVLAGNVFDWGAKAVSDVLESDPEFGFEEAKRQLEERPWLVDSYDQWLQRLKGRPHKCALFFVDNSGVDIILGVMPFVRELLSRGTEVVLASNSGPALNDVTNGELQILTERIAAMDPVIQAGLRDDRLTLIQSGSSSPCLDLSRLDKVLAMVVRERHTDLVIIEGMGRAIHTNYYATLSCESLKMAVIKNSWLADRLGGKLYSVVFKYEVPVGSAGAV from the exons ATGGCGGAATGTAGCCTTGCTGACAGCAGGGACGCGAGCCGTCACCATACCATGGATAAAAGCATCACTCTACCTCCAGACGAGATATTCCGCAATTTGGAGAACGCCAAACGCTTTGCCATAGACATAG GTGGATCTCTCACCAAACTCGCCTATTATTCTACAGTTCAGCACAAAGTGGCCAAAGTTCGCTCCTTCGACCACTCGGCCAag GAGGCGGCCGGCGACAATCTTTACGAGATCTCGGTTCAAGAGGAGGTGACGGCGCGCCTGCACTTTATCAAGTTTGAGAATGCCTACATTGAAACTTGCTTGGACTTCATCAAAGACCACCTTGTTAACACCGACACCAAAGTCATCAAGGCCACAGGTGGCGGGGCGCACAAATTCAAAGAACTGCTGGAAAAGAAACTGGGACTCAA GGTGGACAAAGAGGACGAGATGACGTGTCTGATCAAGGGATGCAACTTTGTGCTGAGGAACATCCCTCATGAGGCCTTCGTGTACGCCAAGCACGCCGACTCCGAGTTCCGCTTCCAGACCACCCAGCCGGACATCTTCCCTTACCTCCTCGTCAACATCGGCTCCGGTGTCTCCATCATCAAG GTGGAATCGGAGGACAAATTCGAGCGTATTGGAGGAAGCTCCATAGGTGGGGGGACGTTCTGGGGCCTCGGGGCGTTACTCACCAAAACAaag AGGTTTGACGAGTTGCTCCAACTGGCCTCGaaggggcagcacacaagcgtGGACATGCTGGTCAAAGACATTTACGGAGGATCATACGGCTCACTGGGCCTCACCGGTGACTTGATTGCCAGCAGCTTTGGCAAGTCGGCCACGGCCGACAAAG AGTTCTCCAAAGAGGACATGGCAAAGAGTTTGCTGCACATGATCAGCAACGACATCGGCCAGCTGGCCTGCCTCTACGCCAAACTCCACCAGCTGCCGCGCGTCTACTTTGGGGGCTTCTTCATTCGGGGCCATCCGGTCACCATGCACACCATCACCTACAGCATCAACTTCTTCACCAAG GGCGAGGTGCAGGCCTTGTTCCTCAGACACGAAGGCTATCTGGGAGCCATCGGGGCTTTTCTCAAAGGAGCCGAGGAAGACA ATCCAAACCAGTACAGCTGGGGGGAGAATTACGCGGGAAGCTCCGGCCTGATGAGTATTTCTCCGGAAATGAATCCCATGCAACGCGCACGAAGCGGAACG TTCGACATGCTCGAGATGGACCGTCTGGAGAGGCAGCTGGTGAATCTCCATCTGCTCCAGGACCCGTCTTCCTACATCCCAGACACGGTGGACCTCACCGAGGACGCCCCGGCCCGCGAATACTGGCTGGACTGCTTCGAGGAGGCCCTCGACGGG GTGGTGAAGCGAGCCGTGGCCAGTCAGCCCGACATGGCCGAGTCGGCGGAGCGGGCCGAGAAGTTCCGCCAGAAGTACAGACACAAGCTTCAGACCCTGCGTCACCAACCCTT CGCTTACGGCTCTCTCACGGTCAGAAGTCTGCTCGACACGCGGGAGCACTGTTTAAACGAGTTCAACTTTCCCGATCCCTACTCCAAG ATCAAACAAAAGGAGAACGACGGCGCGCTCAAATACTACCAGAAGGCCGTCGGGTTTCTGGAGGCTCTGGGCTGGGAGCAGAGACAGTTCGCTCTGGTCCGGGGCGTCCTGGCTGGGAACGTCTTCGACTGGGGAGCAAAGGCCGTCTCCGA CGTCCTGGAATCAGACCCAGAGTTTGGCTTTGAGGAGGCAAAAAGGCAGCTGGAAG AGCGGCCGTGGCTGGTGGATTCATATGACCAATGGCTCCAGAGACTTAAG GGGCGTCCTCACAAGTGTGCCTTGTTTTTCGTAGATAATAGCGGCGTAGACATCATTCTAGGAGTGATGCCTTTTGTCAGGGAGCTTCTCTCTCGCGGAACAGAG GTGGTGCTGGCTAGCAACTCCGGTCCGGCCCTGAACGATGTCACGAATGGCGAGCTGCAGATTCTGACCGAGAGGATCGCCGCCATGGACCCGGTCATTCA GGCGGGGCTGAGGGACGACAGATTGACCTTGATTCAGAGCGGCTCCAGCTCTCCTTGCCTAGATCTAAG CCGCCTGGACAAAGTTCTGGCCATGGTGGTGCGCGAGCGTCACACGGACCTGGTGATCATCGAGGGCATGGGCCGGGCCATCCACACCAACTACTACGCCACGCTCAGCTGCGAGAGCCTCAAAATGGCCGTCATCAAGAACTCCTGGCTGGCTGATCGGCTCGGCGGGAAGCTCTACAGCGTGGTCTTCAAGTATGAGGTGCCGGTCGGGAGCGCCGGCGCCGTCTGA
- the LOC133162630 gene encoding transcription factor HES-5-like has protein sequence MAPASSLQDSHLTLTHKIRKPLVEKLRRERINSSIEQLKTLLAPEFLQQQPDSKMEKADVLEMTVCFLRRLQSVRGGYAKCAREAATFLSEERAGKNLSQLRSSCEEKLREDDLSALEKEESSAKGAPWRPW, from the exons ATGGCACCTGCAAGCTCTCTGCAAGACTCTCACCTGACTCTCACGCACAAG ATCCGAAAGCCTCTGGTGGAGAAGTTGAGGCGCGAGCGGATCAACAGCAGCATCGAGCAGCTGAAGACTCTCCTGGCTCCGGAGTTCCTCCAGCAGCAGCCCGACTCCAAGATGGAGAAGGCAGACGTGCTGGAAATGACCGTTTGCTTCCTCCGGCGACTCCAGTCCGTGCGTGGCGGTTACGCCAAATGCGCCAGGGAGGCGGCCACGTTCCTTTCCGAGGAGCGAGCCGGGAAGAACTTGAGTCAGCTGCGCTCTTCGTGCGAGGAGAAGCTGAGAGAGGACGACTTGTCTGCTCTCGAAAAGGAAGAGAGCTCGGCCAAGGGCGCCCCTTGGAGGCCCTGGTAG